The following are encoded together in the Paraburkholderia sp. BL10I2N1 genome:
- a CDS encoding histidine phosphatase family protein: MPQDRVSQNSQKQYSSTAVAVTHAAVIRAAIVHALGASPESFARIEIPPLSVVELRCSIRGGWTWWAAQPQ; encoded by the coding sequence TTGCCGCAAGATCGTGTTTCCCAGAACTCCCAGAAGCAATATTCCTCCACGGCCGTCGCCGTCACGCATGCCGCCGTGATCCGGGCAGCGATCGTTCATGCGCTAGGTGCTTCGCCCGAGTCGTTTGCGCGCATCGAAATTCCGCCGCTTTCGGTCGTCGAATTGCGGTGTTCGATCCGCGGCGGGTGGACGTGGTGGGCCGCCCAGCCGCAGTGA
- a CDS encoding MFS transporter, translating to MTQSVAPAFEPAASDSSRDDPLYRKVTLRIIPFLFLCYVVSFLDRINIGFAQLQMKHDLGFSDAMYGLGAAVFFVGYVLCEVPSNMLLARFGARRTFARIMLLWGLASMGMMFVSTPSHFYAMRFLLGVFEAGFFPGIVLYLTYWYPARRRAAVLSIFFAGVAVAGVLGGLFSGWIMRDMAGVLNLLGWQWMFVIEGAPAVLLGLAAAFWLVDGPQHAKWLSAAEKEHLIAQRDAGRKAAHGHSSNSFAHALRNPRVYLFAFIYFSLTCASLTLNFWMPLMIRDFGVHDVLWISLYTVIPNAVGAVGLILIARRSDRHGERRRHFAVCTIGGGIALSLLTLHLSSFPAMLAILSVAAVLIFAALPIFWTVPSGYLSGNAAAAGIALISSIGITSGIVSPWVIGLIKVHTGSMDNALYLLTALLFASGVALLRGVPRESRAG from the coding sequence ATGACCCAATCCGTCGCCCCGGCTTTCGAGCCGGCGGCATCCGACAGCTCGCGCGACGATCCGCTCTACCGGAAGGTCACGCTCCGGATCATCCCGTTTCTGTTTCTCTGTTACGTCGTGTCCTTTCTCGACCGGATCAACATCGGCTTTGCGCAGTTGCAGATGAAGCACGATCTCGGATTCAGCGACGCCATGTATGGCCTTGGCGCCGCGGTTTTCTTTGTTGGCTACGTGCTGTGCGAGGTGCCGAGCAACATGCTGCTCGCGCGTTTCGGCGCGCGCCGCACGTTTGCGCGGATCATGCTGCTGTGGGGCCTTGCGTCGATGGGGATGATGTTCGTCTCCACGCCTTCGCACTTCTATGCAATGCGCTTCCTGCTCGGGGTATTCGAAGCGGGCTTTTTCCCGGGAATCGTGCTGTATCTGACGTACTGGTATCCCGCGCGCCGGCGAGCGGCAGTGCTGTCGATTTTCTTCGCCGGCGTGGCGGTGGCGGGCGTACTGGGCGGCCTCTTTTCCGGCTGGATCATGCGCGATATGGCCGGCGTGCTGAACCTCTTGGGCTGGCAATGGATGTTCGTGATCGAAGGCGCGCCGGCGGTGTTGCTTGGCCTTGCGGCGGCGTTCTGGCTGGTCGATGGCCCGCAGCACGCGAAGTGGCTGAGCGCGGCGGAAAAGGAGCACCTGATTGCGCAGCGCGACGCCGGTCGTAAGGCCGCGCACGGACATTCGTCGAATTCGTTCGCACATGCGTTGCGCAATCCGCGTGTCTATCTGTTCGCGTTCATCTACTTTTCGCTGACCTGTGCGTCGTTGACGCTCAACTTCTGGATGCCGCTGATGATCCGCGATTTTGGCGTGCACGACGTGCTGTGGATCAGCCTTTATACGGTGATCCCGAACGCGGTCGGCGCGGTTGGGCTGATCCTGATCGCGCGCCGCTCGGACCGACACGGCGAACGTCGCCGGCATTTCGCGGTGTGTACGATTGGCGGCGGCATCGCGCTGTCGCTGCTGACGCTGCATCTGAGCAGTTTTCCCGCGATGCTGGCGATCCTGTCGGTGGCGGCTGTGCTGATTTTCGCCGCGCTGCCGATCTTCTGGACGGTGCCGTCCGGCTATCTGTCGGGCAACGCCGCGGCAGCCGGGATTGCGCTCATCAGCAGTATCGGCATTACGAGCGGGATTGTGAGCCCCTGGGTGATCGGCCTCATCAAGGTGCACACGGGCAGCATGGATAACGCGCTGTATCTGTTGACGGCGCTGCTGTTCGCTAGCGGTGTCGCCTTGTTGCGTGGTGTGCCGCGCGAGTCGCGTGCAGGGTGA
- a CDS encoding DUF2783 domain-containing protein, producing the protein MTLNTEPNLARPDDFYEALIDMHRDLDDAQSQSANAQLILLLANHIGDHATLLEAMQHARDGALHSCAIKPGPHAPQIAA; encoded by the coding sequence ATGACACTCAACACTGAACCGAATCTCGCGCGCCCCGACGACTTCTATGAAGCGCTGATCGACATGCATCGCGATCTCGACGACGCGCAAAGCCAGTCCGCCAATGCGCAACTGATCCTGCTGCTCGCGAATCACATCGGCGATCACGCGACGCTGCTCGAAGCGATGCAGCATGCGCGCGACGGCGCGCTGCACTCCTGCGCCATCAAGCCCGGGCCGCACGCGCCGCAGATCGCCGCGTAG
- a CDS encoding FAD-dependent oxidoreductase, translated as MSTNYQTLSFDYQPCREQQGEQGEQAGQPATVHPVVVVGAGPVGLATAIDLAQQGQPVVLVDDDCSLSTGSRAICFSKRSLEIFDRLGCGQKMVDKGMKWNVGKVFLQNELVYTFNLLPESGHQRPAFINLQQYYVEGFLLDRARELPNLEIRWKSKVVGLRQDEAAVTLTVETPQGEYALRGRYVVAADGSRSPIRKLMGLDSKGRTFKDRFLIADVKMEADFPTERWFWFDPPFHPNQSVLLHRQPDNVWRVDFQLGWDADPVLEKTPERVIPRVRALLGPDVKFELEWVSIYTFSCQRMDRFRHGNVLFAGDSAHGVSPFGARGANSGVQDAENLAWKLAMVLEGRASDTLLDTYASEREYAADENIRNSTRSTDFITPKSAVSRVFRDAVLKLARDHAFARQLVNSGRLSVPAVLHDSTLNTPDTESFAGQMVPGASCCDAPVEVDRQSAWLLPQLGQQFTGVLFCGPSGIDPATQAAVEKLRQGAVPLRLVVVSGSALKADSKPQGFPPFAVVAHDIEGLAAKRYDALPGTFYLIRPDQHVCARWRQIDAAQVELALKRALCVAGTA; from the coding sequence ATGAGCACCAACTATCAGACACTGTCGTTCGACTATCAGCCCTGCCGCGAGCAGCAGGGCGAGCAAGGCGAGCAGGCCGGCCAGCCAGCGACAGTGCACCCCGTGGTCGTGGTCGGCGCCGGCCCGGTGGGCCTCGCAACCGCAATCGATCTTGCGCAGCAAGGCCAGCCGGTCGTGCTGGTCGACGACGACTGTTCGCTTTCGACCGGCTCTCGCGCGATCTGTTTTTCGAAGCGTTCGCTCGAGATCTTCGACCGGCTCGGCTGCGGTCAGAAGATGGTCGACAAGGGCATGAAGTGGAACGTCGGCAAGGTGTTCCTGCAGAACGAACTGGTCTACACGTTCAATCTGCTGCCGGAGAGCGGACATCAGCGGCCGGCATTCATCAATCTGCAGCAGTACTACGTCGAAGGCTTTCTGCTCGATCGGGCGCGCGAGTTGCCGAACCTCGAGATTCGCTGGAAGAGCAAGGTCGTGGGTCTGCGCCAGGACGAAGCGGCTGTCACGCTAACGGTCGAAACACCGCAAGGCGAATACGCGCTGCGCGGTCGCTATGTGGTCGCCGCGGACGGCTCGCGCAGCCCGATCCGCAAGCTGATGGGCCTCGACAGCAAGGGCCGCACGTTCAAGGACCGCTTCCTGATCGCCGACGTCAAGATGGAAGCGGATTTTCCGACCGAGCGCTGGTTCTGGTTCGATCCGCCGTTCCATCCGAACCAGTCGGTGCTGCTGCATCGTCAGCCGGATAACGTGTGGCGCGTCGATTTCCAGCTGGGCTGGGACGCCGATCCCGTGCTCGAAAAAACGCCTGAGCGCGTGATTCCGCGTGTGCGTGCGTTGCTTGGCCCGGACGTGAAGTTCGAGCTGGAGTGGGTGAGCATCTACACGTTTTCGTGTCAGCGGATGGATCGCTTCCGGCACGGCAATGTGCTGTTCGCCGGCGACTCGGCGCATGGCGTCTCGCCGTTCGGCGCACGCGGTGCGAACAGTGGCGTGCAGGACGCGGAGAATCTCGCGTGGAAGCTCGCGATGGTGCTGGAAGGCCGCGCGTCCGACACGCTGCTCGACACCTACGCCAGCGAACGCGAATATGCCGCCGACGAGAATATTCGCAACTCCACCCGCTCGACCGATTTCATCACGCCCAAAAGCGCCGTCAGCCGCGTGTTCCGCGATGCCGTGCTGAAGCTCGCCCGCGATCATGCGTTCGCGCGGCAACTGGTGAATAGCGGTCGTCTGTCGGTGCCGGCGGTGCTGCACGATTCCACGCTCAATACGCCGGATACGGAAAGTTTCGCGGGGCAGATGGTGCCGGGCGCATCGTGTTGCGATGCGCCGGTCGAGGTCGATAGACAGTCTGCGTGGTTGCTGCCCCAGCTTGGCCAGCAATTCACCGGCGTGCTGTTCTGCGGACCATCCGGTATCGATCCGGCGACACAGGCCGCAGTGGAGAAGCTGCGGCAAGGCGCGGTTCCACTGCGCCTCGTCGTTGTGAGCGGGAGTGCCTTGAAGGCTGACTCGAAGCCTCAGGGATTTCCGCCGTTCGCCGTGGTCGCACACGATATTGAAGGGCTTGCCGCGAAGCGTTACGACGCGTTGCCGGGCACGTTCTATCTGATTCGCCCGGATCAGCACGTCTGTGCGCGCTGGCGGCAGATCGATGCAGCGCAGGTCGAACTGGCACTGAAGCGCGCCCTGTGCGTAGCCGGAACGGCCTGA
- a CDS encoding MBL fold metallo-hydrolase, whose protein sequence is MAKAFASQADLEEKKITFTQLSENAWAYTAEGDPNSGVIIGDDGVLIVDTTATPAMAQDLIAKIRTVTDKPIKYVVLSHYHAVRVLGASAYFAEGAQQVIASRGTYEMIVERGEADMKSEIERFPRLFAGVETVPGLTWPTLVFEREITLFLGKLEVRIAHLGAGHTKGDTVVWLPSQKVLFSGDLVEYDAACYCGDAQLAQWPATLEALRALGADRLVPGRGPALTTPEDVNKGIDYTKDFVTTLLQQGREAVVQKLDLKAAMAHTRQAMDPKFGHVFIYEHCLPFDVSRAFDEASGITHPRIWTAQRDKEMWDALQA, encoded by the coding sequence ATGGCAAAGGCATTCGCATCGCAGGCCGATCTCGAAGAAAAGAAGATCACGTTCACGCAACTGTCGGAGAACGCCTGGGCTTACACGGCCGAGGGCGATCCGAATTCAGGCGTGATCATCGGCGACGACGGCGTGCTGATCGTCGACACGACCGCCACGCCCGCGATGGCTCAGGATCTGATCGCGAAGATCCGTACTGTCACCGACAAACCCATCAAGTACGTCGTGCTGTCCCACTATCACGCGGTGCGCGTGCTGGGCGCGTCGGCGTATTTCGCGGAAGGCGCTCAGCAGGTGATCGCGAGCCGCGGCACGTATGAAATGATTGTCGAGCGCGGCGAGGCCGACATGAAGTCGGAAATCGAGCGCTTTCCGCGTCTTTTTGCCGGAGTCGAAACAGTGCCGGGCCTCACCTGGCCGACGCTCGTGTTCGAACGCGAAATCACGCTCTTCCTCGGCAAGCTCGAAGTGCGCATAGCGCATCTGGGCGCCGGCCATACGAAGGGCGACACGGTGGTCTGGCTACCGTCGCAGAAGGTGCTGTTCTCGGGCGACCTGGTTGAATACGACGCCGCCTGTTATTGCGGCGACGCGCAACTCGCACAGTGGCCCGCCACGCTCGAAGCCTTGCGCGCGCTCGGCGCCGACAGGCTCGTGCCCGGCCGCGGCCCCGCGCTCACCACGCCCGAGGACGTCAACAAGGGCATCGACTACACGAAAGACTTCGTCACGACGTTGCTTCAGCAGGGTCGCGAAGCGGTAGTGCAGAAGCTCGACCTGAAGGCCGCCATGGCGCACACGCGTCAAGCCATGGACCCGAAGTTCGGCCACGTCTTCATCTATGAGCATTGCCTGCCGTTCGACGTGTCGCGTGCGTTCGATGAAGCGAGCGGCATCACGCATCCGCGCATCTGGACGGCGCAGCGCGACAAGGAGATGTGGGACGCGCTGCAAGCCTGA
- a CDS encoding IclR family transcriptional regulator, with amino-acid sequence MSKVSKETSRHGEEPDTEKRQRGIQSVEVGGRLLHALAAARGPLGLSDLAASADLASGQAHTYLVSLTRLGLIKRDELSGRYEPGPLSLRLGLLHLEHQPAFRAAVPRVAALADAVGFNVAICIAGPQGPTIVRYQHAGFPLHVNLHVGTVMSLPATSTGRVFCAWLPPQQWETMWARQAGSPDEVLATPAQRQAFDATLAEIRVRGLERSIDAPSPAVSSMSAPVLDANGQLCLALTVIGSTGSIDVKWNGPIARALRETTQTISAELVATP; translated from the coding sequence GTGAGTAAAGTATCGAAAGAGACGTCGCGTCACGGCGAGGAGCCGGACACGGAAAAGCGGCAGCGCGGCATCCAGAGCGTCGAAGTCGGCGGAAGGCTGCTGCACGCGCTCGCCGCCGCGCGCGGCCCGCTCGGGCTCAGCGACCTGGCCGCCAGCGCGGACCTGGCGTCCGGCCAGGCGCATACGTATCTGGTCAGTCTGACGCGGCTCGGGCTCATCAAACGCGACGAACTGTCGGGCCGTTACGAGCCGGGGCCGCTGTCGCTGCGGCTGGGATTGCTGCATCTCGAACATCAGCCGGCGTTTCGCGCGGCAGTGCCGCGGGTTGCCGCGCTGGCCGACGCGGTTGGCTTCAATGTCGCGATCTGCATCGCGGGTCCACAGGGGCCGACTATCGTTCGGTATCAGCACGCGGGATTTCCATTGCATGTGAACCTGCACGTGGGAACCGTGATGTCCTTGCCGGCGACGTCGACGGGTCGCGTGTTCTGCGCCTGGCTTCCACCGCAACAATGGGAAACGATGTGGGCGAGGCAAGCCGGCTCCCCCGACGAAGTGCTCGCTACGCCCGCTCAACGCCAGGCATTCGACGCGACGCTCGCCGAAATCCGCGTGCGCGGTCTCGAAAGGAGCATCGATGCGCCGAGCCCCGCTGTCAGCAGCATGAGCGCGCCCGTACTCGACGCGAACGGCCAGCTCTGCCTTGCCCTGACCGTGATCGGCTCGACCGGCTCGATCGATGTGAAATGGAATGGTCCGATCGCCCGCGCGCTGCGCGAGACCACGCAGACGATCAGCGCCGAACTCGTCGCCACCCCGTAA
- a CDS encoding IclR family transcriptional regulator — protein sequence MSQDNDNASHARQQRGIQSLDSTGDLLTALVAAGRPLTLRDLAAAAGMPPAKAFPHLVSLLKIGLLNRDAAGCFEAGPLALELGLIGLQRLSPTREAEAEIAGLAVSTDMSVAMAVLGPLGPTVVRLEESSRPLHVSLRVGTVMSLVNTAIGRVFAAFIADDVRSGLLAQDALRLAGAPAAEIYADARETRERSRAQLEPRYAKRLATIRVDGVDHAINKPVPGINTLAAPVFDHTGNICLVVALMGPAGSFDSDLKGDPAQTLLAATQRLSHRFGYAAGVDSNRRSQG from the coding sequence GTGTCACAAGACAACGACAACGCCAGCCATGCCCGCCAGCAGCGCGGCATCCAGTCGCTCGACAGCACCGGCGACCTCCTCACCGCGCTCGTTGCGGCGGGCAGGCCGCTAACCTTGCGCGACCTCGCCGCCGCAGCCGGCATGCCACCGGCCAAGGCCTTCCCGCACCTCGTCAGCCTGCTGAAGATCGGCTTGCTCAATCGCGATGCGGCCGGCTGTTTCGAAGCCGGGCCGCTCGCGCTCGAACTTGGCCTGATCGGCTTGCAACGCCTGTCGCCGACACGCGAAGCCGAAGCTGAAATCGCCGGACTGGCCGTATCGACGGACATGAGCGTCGCGATGGCCGTGCTCGGACCGCTCGGGCCGACCGTCGTGCGGCTCGAGGAATCATCGCGGCCGCTGCATGTGAGCCTGCGGGTGGGGACGGTGATGTCACTGGTGAACACAGCGATCGGCCGCGTATTCGCCGCCTTCATCGCCGACGACGTGCGCAGCGGACTGCTCGCGCAAGATGCGCTGCGGCTGGCCGGCGCGCCGGCGGCGGAGATTTACGCGGACGCGCGCGAGACCCGCGAGCGTTCGCGAGCGCAGCTCGAGCCGCGCTATGCAAAGCGGCTCGCAACGATCCGCGTGGATGGAGTCGATCACGCGATCAACAAACCCGTGCCTGGCATCAACACGCTCGCGGCACCCGTGTTCGACCATACCGGGAACATCTGCCTCGTCGTCGCGTTGATGGGGCCGGCTGGCAGCTTCGACAGCGATCTGAAGGGTGACCCCGCGCAGACCTTGCTCGCAGCAACGCAGCGGCTGTCGCATCGGTTTGGGTATGCAGCGGGAGTGGACAGTAACCGGCGGTCGCAGGGATAA
- a CDS encoding gamma-glutamyltransferase → MRAPAHVNACTTRTKLPRAAQPQGSDTTFICVADSEGNAVGHVQRLNFDFGAAVLDPQSGVLLRRPFNRRGVTCPPRSHRRRLQDRTRGRRSNSST, encoded by the coding sequence ATTCGCGCTCCCGCGCACGTCAATGCATGCACAACCCGAACGAAACTCCCGCGCGCAGCGCAACCTCAAGGCAGCGACACGACCTTCATCTGCGTCGCGGATAGCGAAGGCAACGCGGTCGGCCACGTGCAACGCCTGAATTTCGATTTCGGCGCGGCGGTACTCGATCCGCAATCCGGCGTGCTGTTGCGACGCCCATTCAACAGAAGAGGTGTAACGTGCCCGCCCCGCTCTCATCGCCGACGTCTTCAAGATCGCACGCGCGGTCGCAGATCGAACTCGTCCACGTGA
- a CDS encoding ABC transporter ATP-binding protein produces MPAPLSSPTSSRSHARSQIELVHVTKSYGDSVAVDRLDLVIEGGSYCCLLGPSGCGKTTTLRMIAGHETVNDGDVLIGNRNVTLLEPAQRGTAMVFQHYALFPHLSALDNVAFSLRMRGVGREEREQRAKALLELVSMGAYAHRKPAQLSGGQQQRVALARALLNQPRCLLLDEPLSALDPFLRVQMRAELKRWQKELGITFVHVTHSQEEALALADLVVVMNGGRIEQAGTPHEVFNRPRTEFVARFLGAHNVIPSGKETITVRADQLRVAPHGTVPVQGGPEGMSRIGGVPCRVAATEYHGTHVRMSLTTVDGDRELIALVGDADYDVARMQVGARVVVWWSEAHAHALAA; encoded by the coding sequence GTGCCCGCCCCGCTCTCATCGCCGACGTCTTCAAGATCGCACGCGCGGTCGCAGATCGAACTCGTCCACGTGACGAAGAGCTATGGCGACAGCGTCGCCGTAGACCGTCTCGACCTCGTTATCGAGGGCGGCAGCTATTGCTGTCTGCTGGGACCTTCCGGCTGCGGCAAGACCACGACGCTGCGGATGATCGCCGGTCACGAGACCGTCAACGACGGCGATGTCCTGATCGGCAACCGCAACGTGACGCTGCTGGAACCCGCACAACGCGGCACGGCGATGGTGTTCCAGCACTATGCGCTTTTCCCGCACCTTTCCGCGCTCGACAACGTCGCCTTCAGCCTGCGCATGCGCGGTGTCGGGCGTGAAGAGCGTGAACAACGTGCGAAAGCGCTGCTGGAGCTGGTGTCGATGGGCGCTTATGCGCATCGCAAACCGGCGCAGCTATCGGGCGGTCAACAGCAGCGTGTGGCGTTAGCGCGTGCCTTGCTCAACCAGCCGCGCTGCCTGTTGCTCGATGAACCGCTTTCCGCGCTCGATCCGTTCCTGCGCGTGCAGATGCGGGCCGAACTCAAGCGCTGGCAGAAAGAACTCGGCATCACCTTCGTGCACGTCACGCATTCGCAGGAAGAAGCGCTCGCGCTCGCCGATCTGGTCGTCGTGATGAACGGAGGTAGGATCGAACAGGCCGGCACGCCGCACGAAGTGTTCAACCGGCCGCGCACCGAATTCGTCGCACGCTTTCTCGGCGCGCACAACGTGATCCCATCCGGCAAAGAGACGATCACCGTGCGCGCCGACCAGTTGCGCGTCGCGCCGCACGGCACTGTGCCCGTGCAGGGCGGTCCTGAAGGCATGAGCCGCATCGGCGGCGTGCCGTGTCGTGTCGCCGCCACCGAGTACCACGGCACACATGTCCGCATGAGTCTCACCACCGTCGACGGCGACCGCGAACTGATCGCGCTCGTCGGCGATGCCGATTACGACGTCGCACGGATGCAGGTCGGCGCGCGCGTCGTCGTGTGGTGGAGCGAGGCGCACGCGCATGCGCTTGCCGCCTGA
- a CDS encoding extracellular solute-binding protein, whose protein sequence is MSDKKTTDARVEADAATAVHDTATTATTTTEHRCLSRRTFLKGAVAAAGIAGFPYVHAQEKITLRYLGTAVNQSADIAKKFKEDTGIEIQYIPLTTDDVTKRIITQPNSFDIADTEYFSLKKLIPSGTLVGLDAKKIKYADKITPVLTRGEIGGKKIGDQGTAPKKVMFLTDQHSTQFSSTPTEWMTLIPTTYNADTLGIRPDLIKRPVNTWADLLNPQFKGKAALLNIPSIGIMDAAMALEASGKMKYGDKGNMTKPEIDGTIAALIEAKHAGQFRAFWRDFNESVNLMASGEVVIQSMWSPAVTKVRTMGVPCTFQPLKEGYRAWASGFGLPRTLQGRKLDAAYQFINWFLDGWAGAYLMRQGYYAAVLETARQHMQPFEWDYWIEGKPATQEIKAPDGQLLEKVGTVRDGGSYQTRMGAIACWNAVMDENIYMVQKWNEFIAA, encoded by the coding sequence ATGAGCGACAAGAAAACAACGGACGCCCGCGTGGAAGCCGACGCCGCCACGGCCGTCCATGACACCGCAACGACCGCAACCACCACCACCGAACACCGCTGCCTTTCGCGCCGCACGTTCCTGAAAGGCGCGGTCGCGGCCGCCGGCATCGCTGGCTTCCCCTACGTGCATGCGCAGGAAAAGATCACACTGCGCTATCTCGGCACTGCCGTGAACCAGAGCGCCGACATCGCGAAGAAGTTCAAGGAAGACACGGGCATCGAAATCCAGTACATCCCGCTCACCACCGACGACGTCACCAAGCGCATCATTACGCAGCCGAATTCGTTCGATATCGCCGACACTGAATACTTCTCGCTGAAAAAGCTGATCCCGTCAGGCACGCTCGTCGGTCTGGACGCAAAGAAGATCAAGTACGCGGACAAGATCACGCCGGTGCTCACGCGTGGCGAGATCGGCGGCAAGAAGATCGGCGACCAGGGCACCGCGCCCAAAAAGGTCATGTTCCTGACGGACCAGCATTCGACGCAGTTTTCGTCGACGCCCACTGAGTGGATGACGCTGATCCCGACCACCTACAACGCCGACACGCTCGGCATCCGGCCCGACCTGATCAAGCGCCCGGTGAACACGTGGGCCGATCTGCTGAACCCGCAGTTCAAGGGCAAGGCCGCCCTCCTGAACATCCCGTCGATCGGCATCATGGACGCCGCGATGGCGCTCGAAGCCAGCGGCAAGATGAAGTACGGCGACAAGGGCAACATGACGAAGCCCGAGATCGACGGCACCATCGCCGCGCTGATCGAAGCGAAACACGCGGGCCAGTTTCGTGCGTTCTGGCGCGACTTCAACGAGAGCGTGAACCTCATGGCCTCCGGCGAAGTCGTGATCCAGTCGATGTGGTCGCCGGCCGTGACCAAGGTTCGCACGATGGGTGTGCCGTGTACGTTCCAGCCGCTGAAAGAAGGCTATCGCGCGTGGGCTTCGGGCTTTGGGCTGCCGCGCACGTTGCAGGGCCGCAAGCTCGATGCGGCCTATCAGTTCATCAACTGGTTCCTCGACGGCTGGGCCGGCGCGTATCTGATGCGTCAGGGCTATTACGCCGCCGTGCTCGAAACGGCGCGCCAGCATATGCAGCCGTTCGAGTGGGACTACTGGATCGAAGGCAAACCCGCGACGCAGGAGATCAAGGCGCCGGACGGCCAATTGCTCGAGAAAGTCGGCACCGTTCGCGACGGCGGCTCCTATCAGACGCGCATGGGCGCTATCGCATGCTGGAACGCTGTGATGGACGAGAACATCTACATGGTCCAGAAATGGAACGAGTTCATCGCGGCTTGA
- a CDS encoding ABC transporter permease encodes MATLPNPIAAGPAARERRKARRSAWWQAAPLTLAFLLFFIVPLVMTLVVSFWNFNEYEIIPAFTFKNYQAIFDGCGSLTNVCVTLKTYWSTLRFCVIVWAVTLVLGFSIAWFLAFHVRTVRMQTLLFMVCTIPFWTSNVIRMISWMPLLGRNGLVNQALVGTRLVDRPLDWLLYSDFAVVLAFVHLFTFFMIVPIFNAMMRIDRSLIEAARDAGANGWQILWRVVLPLSKTGVIIGSIFVVTIVMGDFLTVGVMGGQQIASVGKIIQVQTSYLQFPAAAANAMVLLAIVLMMIWALTRLVDIRKEL; translated from the coding sequence ATGGCCACGCTTCCCAACCCGATCGCCGCCGGGCCTGCCGCACGCGAACGCCGCAAGGCGCGGCGTTCCGCGTGGTGGCAGGCCGCGCCGCTCACACTCGCGTTCCTGCTGTTCTTCATCGTGCCGCTCGTGATGACGCTCGTCGTGAGTTTCTGGAACTTCAATGAGTACGAGATCATTCCAGCGTTCACGTTCAAGAACTATCAGGCGATCTTCGACGGCTGCGGCTCGCTGACCAACGTCTGCGTGACGCTGAAGACCTATTGGTCGACGCTGCGCTTCTGCGTGATCGTGTGGGCCGTCACGCTCGTGCTCGGCTTCTCGATCGCATGGTTCCTCGCGTTTCACGTGCGCACGGTGCGCATGCAGACGCTGCTCTTCATGGTCTGTACGATTCCGTTCTGGACCTCGAACGTGATCCGCATGATTTCGTGGATGCCGCTGCTCGGGCGCAACGGGCTCGTCAATCAGGCGCTGGTCGGTACGCGTCTCGTCGACAGGCCGCTCGACTGGTTGCTGTATTCCGACTTCGCCGTCGTGCTGGCGTTCGTGCATCTGTTCACGTTCTTCATGATCGTGCCGATCTTCAACGCGATGATGCGCATCGACCGCTCCCTGATCGAGGCCGCACGCGATGCCGGTGCAAACGGCTGGCAGATTCTCTGGCGTGTGGTGCTGCCGCTGTCGAAGACGGGCGTGATCATCGGTTCGATCTTCGTCGTGACGATCGTGATGGGCGATTTTCTGACCGTGGGTGTAATGGGCGGCCAGCAGATCGCATCGGTGGGCAAGATCATTCAGGTGCAGACGTCTTATCTGCAGTTCCCGGCCGCCGCCGCCAATGCGATGGTGCTGCTCGCCATCGTGCTGATGATGATCTGGGCGCTCACGCGTCTCGTCGATATTCGCAAGGAGCTTTAA